The Mycolicibacterium mageritense genome contains a region encoding:
- a CDS encoding sensor histidine kinase, giving the protein MDAHAPNVGEHAQSTVSRASIEGWPLRWKVAATLILPILLAATFGAVRIYNELSAASELKVASDSAAIVVPAVELVDRLDGLAYAAASGAPLDEPLEQFDTSAAALASLTASAELDPTVAAELTTASSTAKTLRDEIGAGAVPQPQLADRARSATTGVISAIATTTSSVDDATVRPLAEQLVSALAAQRALTTQRVLTTTPGFADSVELRTAAADAAGAEAAAIDRLDQLALSDEDATLRGASDVRRATYTRPLGEPVDTAEFTGAMQASVDQYRTMTQQLASDLDDTLRTRANALRSDALRDTAIILGAVLAALVFALAVGRSLIRSIGRLRRGALHVAQVELPEEIERLSKGGGLPEITALPVRTNEEVGQLARAIDDIHSQAVRLASEHGVRLQIGDMFETLSRRSRSLVEEQLALIEALELDEEDPARLEHLFRLDHLATRMRRNGDNLLVLADTAERHRTSGPVTLPDVLRAAMSEVEEYRRVQVGQMVDVSIVGPAAGDIGHLIAELLDNALRYSPPEAPVVVTVGRAVDGGVLVEVADRGLGMPKEDLSAANERLALGGEVTSETAKRMGLFVVGRLARRHDATVRLRTTAGLTDRPGVTASVHLPGTLIAPPAGFVDPADDARTSLFSDTPRMTGSGPAPDHAPQPNGAPTASPAGGSNGAVHTARNGSTLPKRSPGASGVNGAVGAANGMTAPEPAPAEEPAPQARPNALSFFTAATATASTQSPAPAERASAPTARLDVESESAPIFERMTSEWLMDPTAPESRARAWVSATDAGWAAAANAAEQEPKRHTASGLPIRERGARLVPDDALPGSGARADVGKDPGAIRDILSRQLAGVRRGRAETDAADRRTEGDR; this is encoded by the coding sequence GTGGATGCACATGCTCCGAACGTCGGTGAACATGCGCAATCGACGGTGTCACGAGCATCTATAGAAGGATGGCCGCTGCGCTGGAAGGTCGCGGCGACGCTGATCCTGCCCATTCTGCTGGCGGCGACATTCGGCGCGGTCCGGATCTACAACGAGCTCTCTGCGGCGTCGGAGTTGAAGGTCGCGTCCGACAGCGCCGCGATCGTCGTACCTGCCGTCGAGCTGGTCGACCGGCTCGACGGCCTCGCCTACGCGGCGGCCTCGGGCGCCCCGCTCGACGAGCCGCTCGAACAGTTCGACACGAGCGCGGCTGCGCTCGCATCGCTGACCGCATCGGCTGAACTCGACCCGACAGTCGCGGCCGAGCTGACCACCGCGTCCTCGACGGCCAAGACGCTGCGCGACGAGATCGGGGCGGGCGCCGTCCCGCAGCCACAGCTCGCCGACCGTGCGCGCAGTGCCACGACCGGGGTCATCTCGGCCATCGCGACCACCACTTCGTCGGTCGACGACGCCACGGTCCGGCCGCTGGCGGAGCAGCTCGTGTCCGCCCTCGCGGCGCAACGCGCGCTGACCACCCAGCGGGTGCTGACCACCACGCCCGGTTTCGCCGACTCGGTCGAGTTGCGGACCGCGGCCGCGGACGCCGCAGGCGCGGAAGCCGCGGCGATCGATCGCCTCGACCAGCTGGCCCTGTCCGATGAGGACGCGACGCTGCGCGGAGCCTCCGACGTTCGCCGCGCCACCTACACCCGCCCGCTCGGCGAGCCCGTGGACACCGCCGAGTTCACCGGCGCTATGCAGGCGAGCGTCGACCAGTACCGCACGATGACGCAGCAGCTGGCGTCCGATCTCGATGACACGCTGCGCACCCGCGCCAACGCGCTGCGGTCCGACGCGCTGCGCGACACCGCGATCATCCTCGGCGCGGTGTTGGCCGCCCTGGTCTTCGCGCTGGCCGTCGGCCGGTCCCTGATCCGCTCCATCGGACGTCTGCGTCGCGGTGCCCTGCACGTCGCCCAGGTCGAGCTGCCCGAGGAGATCGAACGGCTCAGCAAGGGCGGCGGTCTTCCCGAGATCACCGCGCTGCCGGTCCGCACCAACGAAGAGGTCGGGCAGCTGGCACGCGCGATCGACGACATCCACTCGCAGGCTGTGCGCCTCGCGAGCGAGCACGGTGTACGCCTGCAGATCGGCGACATGTTCGAAACCCTCTCCCGGCGCAGCAGGTCGCTGGTCGAAGAGCAGCTGGCCCTGATCGAGGCACTGGAACTCGACGAGGAAGATCCCGCGCGCCTCGAGCATCTCTTCCGGCTCGATCACCTCGCGACCCGTATGCGACGCAACGGCGACAACCTGCTGGTGCTCGCCGACACCGCGGAACGCCACCGCACCTCGGGCCCGGTCACGTTGCCGGACGTGCTGCGCGCCGCGATGTCCGAGGTCGAGGAGTACCGCCGTGTCCAGGTCGGCCAGATGGTCGACGTCTCGATCGTCGGGCCGGCCGCCGGAGACATCGGCCACCTGATCGCCGAGCTGCTCGACAACGCACTGCGGTACTCACCGCCCGAGGCACCGGTCGTGGTGACGGTCGGACGCGCGGTCGACGGCGGCGTGCTGGTCGAGGTCGCCGATCGCGGCCTCGGCATGCCGAAGGAAGATCTGTCCGCGGCCAACGAACGCCTCGCGCTCGGTGGCGAGGTCACCTCCGAGACCGCCAAGCGAATGGGCCTGTTCGTCGTCGGGCGGCTGGCGCGCCGGCACGACGCGACCGTGCGCCTGCGCACCACCGCCGGGTTGACCGATCGGCCCGGTGTGACCGCGAGCGTGCACCTGCCCGGCACACTGATCGCCCCGCCTGCCGGGTTCGTGGATCCCGCCGACGACGCGCGTACCAGCCTGTTCTCCGACACGCCTCGGATGACCGGATCCGGGCCCGCGCCGGATCACGCGCCGCAGCCCAACGGTGCTCCCACGGCGAGCCCGGCGGGTGGATCGAACGGTGCGGTCCACACGGCCCGCAACGGCAGCACGCTGCCCAAGCGGTCTCCTGGTGCCAGCGGTGTCAACGGCGCGGTCGGCGCCGCGAACGGCATGACCGCACCCGAGCCTGCGCCCGCCGAGGAGCCGGCACCCCAGGCCCGGCCGAACGCGCTTTCCTTCTTTACTGCGGCGACCGCTACCGCGTCGACGCAGTCCCCGGCACCCGCCGAACGTGCGTCGGCGCCGACGGCGCGGCTCGACGTCGAGTCCGAGAGCGCGCCGATCTTCGAGCGCATGACGTCCGAATGGCTCATGGACCCGACCGCGCCCGAGTCACGCGCGCGCGCCTGGGTCAGCGCCACCGACGCGGGCTGGGCCGCCGCCGCGAACGCCGCCGAACAGGAGCCCAAGCGGCACACCGCCTCCGGATTGCCGATCCGCGAGCGGGGCGCCCGCCTGGTGCCGGACGACGCCCTACCCGGGTCCGGCGCGAGAGCAGACGTGGGGAAGGATCCCGGAGCGATCCGGGACATCCTGAGCCGGCAGCTGGCCGGTGTCCGTAGGGGCCGAGCCGAAACCGATGCAGCAGATCGCCGAACCGAAGGAGACCGATGA
- a CDS encoding MMPL/RND family transporter, with translation MPGEVRVSAHRAGRPLVASTVRVLAVPIIVFWGLLAVTTNTFIPQVERVAEQLAGSMIPSYAPSQVAMLRIGEKFQESTSTSLTMVVLEADRPLDDGDHRYYDDLMNRLKQDREHVQYVMDLWGKPITAAGAQSVDGKATFVLLRLAGNIGQLQANESVDAVRDIIAHDTPPPGLKVYVSGAAPLASDTLTIANSSLNNITILTIILIVIMLLVVYRSLPNLLVPLVSVLIEMLVAKGVIATLGHFGVIPLSSFAVNIVVALTLGAGTDYGIFLLGRYQEARQHGESREDAFYTAYRSVAPVIIGSGLTIAGACYCLSLARLDYFHTMGPAVAISMLFTIAAALSLAPAILTLGSLFGLFDPRKATKGVLYRRIATSVVRWPKPVFVASCAVVMIGAVFVPTYRVSYDDRAYQPADGPANVGFEAADRHFSQSKLFSEMLMVESDHDMRNSADFISLDRVAKSLIRLPGVAMVQSITRPLGRPLEHATIPYLFTTQGSGSGQQLPFTEQQNENTDRQAAIQARSVEVLQKVIGLTQQMADELHSTVLTLENLKQVTDDMNAGISNLDDFLRPLKNYFYWEPHCFDIPGCWAMRSLFDSLDGIDSLDAQIADAVTSFEAIDRLLPQMISQLERMMSDSRSLLGVITNNYGPAHLQSTQTDQTYYDLINVGNDFDQSRSDDFFYIPREAFDNEDVKTGMQLMMSPDGKAARFIVTHEGNAMGPEGIDHVNQFPDAIQAALKETSLAGAKIYIGGAGSNNKDIKAYAASDLLIVAIAAIVLIFLIMLYLTRSLVAALVIPGTVAFSYAGAFGLSILVWQHLIGLHLHWLVLPLTFIILVAVGSDYNLLLISRVKEETGAGLNTGLIRALGSTGGVVTSAGLVFAFTMLAMLISDLRTIGQVGSTVCIGLLLDTLIVRSFIVPCLLRLLGPWFWWPTFIRQRPLRRHRTRQLQEA, from the coding sequence CTGCCGGGTGAAGTCCGCGTGAGCGCACACCGGGCAGGCAGGCCGCTGGTCGCGAGCACCGTGCGGGTGCTGGCCGTACCGATCATCGTGTTCTGGGGGCTGCTGGCCGTCACCACCAACACCTTCATCCCTCAGGTCGAACGGGTCGCCGAGCAACTCGCCGGATCGATGATTCCCAGCTACGCGCCGTCACAGGTCGCGATGCTGCGCATCGGCGAGAAGTTCCAGGAATCCACCTCCACGAGCCTGACCATGGTGGTTCTTGAAGCCGACCGCCCGCTCGACGACGGCGACCACAGGTACTACGACGACCTGATGAACCGGCTCAAGCAGGATCGCGAGCATGTTCAGTACGTCATGGACCTGTGGGGCAAGCCGATCACCGCTGCCGGCGCCCAAAGTGTCGACGGCAAGGCGACTTTCGTGTTGTTGCGGCTCGCGGGCAACATCGGCCAACTCCAGGCGAACGAGTCCGTCGACGCCGTCCGGGACATCATCGCCCACGACACCCCGCCACCGGGCCTCAAGGTCTACGTCAGCGGGGCCGCGCCGCTGGCGTCGGACACCCTGACGATCGCCAACTCCAGCCTCAACAACATCACGATCCTGACGATCATCCTCATCGTCATCATGCTGCTCGTGGTCTACCGCTCGTTGCCCAACCTGCTGGTGCCGCTGGTCAGCGTCTTGATCGAAATGCTTGTCGCCAAAGGCGTCATCGCCACGCTGGGGCATTTCGGCGTCATCCCGTTGTCTTCGTTTGCGGTGAACATCGTCGTCGCGCTGACCCTTGGCGCGGGAACGGATTACGGCATCTTCCTGCTGGGCCGGTATCAGGAGGCCAGGCAGCACGGCGAGAGCCGCGAAGACGCGTTCTACACCGCCTACCGCAGCGTCGCCCCCGTGATCATCGGCTCGGGCCTGACCATTGCAGGCGCCTGCTACTGCCTCAGTCTGGCCCGGCTGGACTACTTCCACACCATGGGCCCCGCGGTGGCCATCAGCATGTTGTTCACCATCGCCGCCGCCCTGTCACTCGCGCCGGCGATCCTCACACTCGGCAGCCTGTTCGGCCTGTTCGACCCGCGTAAGGCCACCAAAGGCGTGCTGTACCGGAGAATCGCGACGAGCGTGGTGCGATGGCCGAAACCCGTGTTCGTCGCAAGCTGCGCCGTCGTGATGATCGGAGCGGTGTTCGTCCCGACGTACCGGGTCAGCTACGACGACCGGGCCTACCAACCTGCCGATGGTCCGGCCAACGTCGGTTTCGAAGCGGCGGACCGGCACTTCTCGCAGAGCAAGCTGTTCAGCGAGATGCTGATGGTCGAAAGCGACCACGACATGCGCAACTCTGCGGACTTCATCTCGCTGGACCGCGTCGCCAAGAGCCTCATCCGGCTCCCGGGTGTCGCGATGGTGCAGAGCATCACGCGCCCGCTGGGCCGGCCGCTCGAGCACGCCACGATTCCGTACCTGTTCACCACACAGGGCAGCGGAAGCGGTCAGCAACTGCCGTTCACCGAACAACAGAACGAAAACACCGACCGGCAGGCCGCGATCCAGGCGCGTTCGGTCGAGGTGCTGCAGAAGGTGATCGGGCTGACCCAGCAGATGGCCGACGAACTGCATTCGACGGTGCTCACGCTGGAGAACCTCAAGCAGGTCACCGACGACATGAACGCAGGGATATCCAATCTCGACGACTTCCTGCGGCCGTTGAAGAACTACTTCTATTGGGAACCCCATTGTTTCGACATCCCGGGGTGCTGGGCGATGCGCTCGCTGTTCGACTCGCTCGACGGCATCGACAGTCTTGACGCGCAGATCGCCGACGCCGTGACATCGTTCGAGGCCATCGATCGCCTGCTGCCGCAGATGATCTCGCAGCTGGAGCGGATGATGTCGGACAGCCGGTCGTTGCTCGGTGTCATCACCAACAACTACGGACCCGCGCATCTGCAGTCCACGCAGACGGATCAGACGTACTACGACCTCATCAACGTGGGCAACGACTTCGACCAGTCCCGCAGTGACGACTTCTTCTACATCCCCCGTGAGGCCTTCGACAACGAGGACGTCAAGACCGGTATGCAGCTGATGATGTCCCCCGACGGCAAGGCCGCCCGGTTCATCGTCACCCACGAGGGCAACGCCATGGGCCCGGAGGGCATCGATCACGTCAACCAGTTCCCCGACGCGATCCAGGCCGCGCTCAAGGAGACCTCGCTGGCGGGCGCCAAGATCTACATCGGCGGAGCGGGCTCGAACAACAAGGACATCAAAGCCTATGCCGCGTCCGATCTGCTGATCGTGGCGATCGCCGCGATCGTGTTGATCTTCCTGATCATGCTCTACCTGACCCGAAGCCTGGTCGCGGCGCTGGTCATCCCAGGCACGGTGGCATTCTCCTACGCGGGTGCGTTCGGCCTGTCAATCCTGGTGTGGCAGCACCTGATCGGCCTGCATCTGCACTGGCTTGTGCTGCCGCTGACCTTCATCATCCTGGTCGCGGTCGGCTCGGACTACAACCTGCTGCTGATCTCGCGTGTCAAGGAGGAGACCGGCGCCGGGCTGAACACCGGGCTGATCCGCGCGCTCGGGAGTACGGGTGGCGTCGTGACGTCCGCCGGCCTGGTGTTCGCGTTCACGATGCTGGCAATGCTCATCAGTGATCTGCGCACCATCGGGCAGGTCGGCTCGACGGTGTGCATCGGCCTGCTGCTCGACACCCTGATCGTGCGGTCGTTCATCGTGCCGTGCCTGCTGCGGTTGCTCGGCCCGTGGTTCTGGTGGCCCACCTTCATCCGCCAGCGGCCGTTACGCCGGCACCGGACCCGGCAGCTGCAGGAGGCGTGA
- a CDS encoding MmpS family transport accessory protein, with the protein MIVDKPANDRVLRRSPRRTFLQQGWLALVTVVALGVGGLGVWKVHQMSEPVPVPTVLAAQAPEQFTPKELTYELFGSIGDGGILSYVDIDGHPHKVDLTELPWSHTETTTLTVVSGSMSAQVNGGEVGCRMLVNGVVRDEQSSTHSEADVTCRVKSA; encoded by the coding sequence ATGATCGTGGACAAGCCCGCGAATGATCGCGTGCTCCGACGCTCGCCACGCCGCACCTTCCTGCAGCAGGGATGGCTCGCTCTGGTGACCGTCGTCGCCCTCGGCGTGGGCGGGCTCGGCGTCTGGAAGGTGCACCAGATGTCCGAGCCGGTGCCGGTGCCGACGGTCCTCGCCGCGCAGGCGCCCGAGCAGTTCACGCCGAAAGAGCTCACGTACGAGCTGTTCGGCTCCATCGGCGACGGCGGAATCTTGAGTTACGTCGACATCGACGGGCATCCGCACAAGGTGGATCTCACCGAGCTGCCGTGGTCGCACACCGAGACGACCACCTTGACCGTCGTGTCCGGCAGTATGTCGGCACAGGTCAACGGCGGTGAGGTCGGCTGCCGGATGTTGGTCAACGGCGTTGTGCGCGACGAACAATCGTCGACCCACTCCGAAGCCGATGTGACCTGCCGGGTGAAGTCCGCGTGA
- a CDS encoding MarR family winged helix-turn-helix transcriptional regulator — MGTESFDNSVEAVSAMLVASADLMWRHLADRDSLSASATLVLVRLNREGPMRVTALAEAEGASQSGMTQLVQRLENQGLVERCSDPADGRACLVKVSEGGRRLWEERAVVRKQRIAALLAGLSEDDRTSLWLAAQVSARLVDQMREIADTRAGAHAHGAA; from the coding sequence GTGGGCACCGAATCCTTCGACAACAGCGTGGAAGCCGTTTCGGCGATGCTCGTGGCGAGCGCAGACCTGATGTGGCGGCACCTCGCCGATCGCGACAGTTTGAGTGCGAGCGCGACGCTGGTGCTGGTCCGCCTGAACCGGGAGGGCCCGATGCGGGTGACGGCGCTCGCCGAGGCGGAGGGCGCGAGTCAATCGGGCATGACGCAGCTGGTACAGCGGCTGGAAAACCAAGGGCTGGTGGAGCGTTGCAGCGATCCGGCCGACGGGCGGGCGTGTCTGGTCAAGGTCAGCGAAGGTGGCCGTCGCCTGTGGGAGGAGCGAGCCGTCGTCCGCAAGCAACGCATCGCCGCGCTGTTGGCCGGGTTGTCGGAAGACGATCGGACGTCGCTGTGGCTCGCCGCGCAGGTCTCCGCACGGCTCGTCGATCAGATGCGCGAGATCGCCGATACGCGGGCAGGCGCCCACGCCCACGGTGCCGCCTGA
- a CDS encoding CoA transferase codes for MQTATPEIPDLYRWLAPAIGPIDDADAARVSGPRSWWGGPLDVEGLALGSVRTALTAAQLAFGRTERFHTDSASVAAAFASLDHLRVAGRAPEGFAPMSGYFQARDGWVRLHANYPHHARALSDALGVSTKEELTATIASLPADEIAERVTVAGGLAVTLRAPQDWRAGPQGRYVDTQPWIRFDLTDVLGPALESGRRLAGVRILDLTRVIAGPVATRFLALLGADVLRVDPPAIPELIDQYIDSGFGKRSATADFADRVQCEKLTALLRHADAVIMGYRPGTLAEFGLDPVALRERFPGLLVVTLDAWGDQGPWGGRRGFDSLVQCATGIGRLYGRTDSDGGWRPGALPVQALDHASGYGVAAATLALLARRSTAGAGSAHLCLARTAHLLLDLPATRREGRELPVPRAEAESVFGRLSFAAPPAFSGGDRIGYSAPPGPYGADALEWQTSS; via the coding sequence ATGCAGACCGCCACGCCGGAGATCCCTGACCTGTACCGGTGGCTGGCCCCGGCGATCGGGCCGATCGACGATGCCGACGCGGCGCGAGTGTCAGGCCCACGGTCCTGGTGGGGCGGACCGCTCGATGTCGAAGGCCTCGCCCTCGGCAGTGTCCGAACCGCGCTGACCGCGGCTCAGCTCGCGTTCGGCCGCACCGAGCGTTTCCACACCGACAGCGCCTCTGTGGCAGCTGCTTTCGCGTCTCTCGATCATCTTCGCGTCGCCGGGCGCGCGCCCGAGGGATTCGCCCCGATGTCCGGTTACTTCCAGGCTCGCGACGGCTGGGTGCGGCTGCACGCGAACTATCCGCATCACGCCCGCGCGCTGTCGGATGCCCTGGGTGTCAGCACCAAGGAGGAACTCACCGCGACGATCGCGTCGCTGCCTGCGGACGAGATTGCCGAACGCGTCACGGTCGCAGGCGGTCTCGCCGTCACCCTTCGGGCCCCCCAGGACTGGCGTGCCGGCCCGCAAGGCCGCTACGTCGACACGCAACCATGGATCCGGTTCGACCTGACGGATGTGCTCGGGCCCGCCCTCGAATCCGGCCGCCGGCTCGCGGGCGTACGGATCCTCGACCTCACCCGCGTGATCGCGGGCCCCGTCGCCACCAGGTTCCTCGCGCTCCTCGGTGCCGACGTGCTGCGCGTCGACCCGCCCGCGATTCCCGAACTCATCGATCAGTACATCGACAGCGGATTCGGGAAGCGCAGCGCTACAGCCGACTTCGCCGATCGCGTGCAATGCGAGAAGCTCACTGCCCTGCTCCGGCACGCCGATGCAGTCATCATGGGATACCGGCCGGGGACGCTGGCCGAGTTCGGCCTGGACCCCGTGGCGTTGCGCGAGCGGTTCCCGGGTCTGCTGGTGGTCACGCTGGACGCGTGGGGAGATCAGGGCCCGTGGGGAGGTCGTCGCGGATTCGATTCGCTGGTGCAATGTGCCACCGGCATCGGCCGGCTGTACGGCCGCACGGATTCCGACGGCGGGTGGCGGCCCGGCGCGCTACCCGTTCAGGCGCTCGACCACGCCAGCGGTTACGGCGTCGCGGCCGCCACGCTGGCGCTACTCGCCCGACGGTCCACCGCCGGTGCCGGCTCGGCCCATCTGTGCCTGGCGAGGACCGCGCATCTGCTCCTCGACCTGCCTGCTACCCGACGTGAGGGCCGGGAACTGCCAGTACCGCGCGCTGAGGCCGAATCCGTGTTCGGCCGACTGTCTTTCGCGGCCCCGCCGGCGTTTTCCGGTGGCGACCGCATCGGCTATTCAGCTCCGCCCGGCCCGTACGGTGCGGACGCACTCGAATGGCAGACCAGCAGCTGA
- a CDS encoding L,D-transpeptidase: MRAVVQGVLALVVVSMAVFGGTAGVDPTAVSLPIGKAVESIAPAQGAVVGVGHPVVVTFARPVANRTAAERSLAVKSDPARTGKYEWLESNVVQWVPDQYWPAHSTVSLSVSNRPTQFQTGPAVVGVADISDHTFTVTIDGVAEGAPIPLPAPHHLPHLGEDGVLLASMGRPEYPTPVGNYTVLEKDRSVIMDSSSVGVPVDADDGYRLEVDYAVRITRRGIYVHSAPWAVASMGLENTSHGCISLIPAAAEWYFNTVNVGDPVIVQE, from the coding sequence ATGCGGGCGGTTGTTCAGGGTGTTCTCGCGTTGGTCGTGGTCTCCATGGCCGTTTTCGGTGGTACCGCAGGCGTTGACCCGACAGCGGTCAGCCTCCCGATCGGCAAAGCCGTCGAGTCGATCGCGCCGGCGCAAGGTGCAGTGGTCGGGGTGGGACACCCGGTTGTGGTCACCTTCGCGCGGCCGGTCGCCAACCGCACTGCTGCCGAGCGGTCGCTAGCGGTGAAGTCCGATCCCGCCAGGACAGGCAAGTATGAGTGGCTCGAAAGCAATGTCGTGCAATGGGTTCCAGATCAGTACTGGCCAGCGCACAGCACCGTGAGCCTTTCGGTCAGCAACAGGCCGACGCAGTTCCAAACCGGCCCGGCCGTGGTCGGGGTTGCCGACATCTCGGATCACACGTTCACCGTGACGATCGACGGGGTCGCCGAGGGGGCACCGATACCGTTGCCCGCGCCGCACCACCTGCCGCACCTGGGTGAGGACGGGGTACTGCTGGCGTCCATGGGCAGGCCCGAATATCCCACCCCCGTCGGCAATTACACCGTTCTGGAGAAAGACCGTTCGGTGATCATGGATTCCAGCAGCGTCGGTGTGCCCGTCGATGCCGACGACGGATACCGTCTCGAGGTGGATTACGCCGTGCGGATCACGCGCCGCGGAATCTACGTGCACTCGGCGCCGTGGGCAGTCGCATCGATGGGGCTGGAGAACACCAGCCATGGCTGCATCAGTCTGATCCCGGCAGCCGCAGAGTGGTACTTCAACACCGTCAACGTCGGCGATCCCGTCATCGTCCAGGAGTGA
- a CDS encoding DUF4235 domain-containing protein yields MTNHPSTTAKILYRPVGLLSSVVGGLLAGAIFKQVWRRAAPGDKPDPPEPLQTEYPFKEILIAAAVQGAIFSVVKAVIDRQGARLFQRATGEWPGS; encoded by the coding sequence ATGACGAACCATCCGAGCACGACGGCGAAGATCTTGTACCGGCCCGTGGGCCTGCTGAGTTCGGTCGTCGGCGGACTGCTGGCGGGCGCCATCTTCAAGCAGGTGTGGCGGCGCGCGGCGCCCGGCGACAAGCCCGATCCACCGGAGCCTTTGCAGACGGAGTATCCGTTCAAAGAGATTCTGATCGCCGCCGCGGTCCAGGGCGCGATCTTCTCGGTTGTCAAGGCCGTGATCGATCGCCAGGGTGCCCGGTTGTTCCAGCGGGCCACCGGGGAGTGGCCGGGCAGCTGA
- a CDS encoding DUF3618 domain-containing protein — MTADTPSGATPEPGPDAGIDEIQADIDKTRQELGHTVDALAAKADVKGRAQQKAADTKDRITETAVHTREALTDDTGAVKKSIPVAAVIAVALVVGVVVWRRRR, encoded by the coding sequence ATGACCGCTGACACACCGTCGGGTGCCACGCCTGAGCCCGGGCCCGACGCAGGAATCGACGAGATCCAGGCAGACATCGACAAGACCCGGCAGGAGCTCGGCCACACCGTCGACGCGCTCGCGGCGAAGGCCGACGTCAAAGGCCGCGCGCAGCAGAAGGCGGCCGACACCAAGGACCGCATCACCGAGACGGCCGTGCACACGCGCGAGGCGCTCACCGACGACACCGGGGCGGTCAAGAAGTCGATTCCCGTCGCGGCGGTGATCGCGGTGGCCCTCGTCGTCGGCGTCGTGGTGTGGCGCCGCCGCCGTTGA
- a CDS encoding phage holin family protein — protein MQTEPRVGSDVPIGELVSQLSAQTSRLVRDEMRLAQKEFANSAKHAGMGAGFLSAAGLAAVFGVAAVVTAAVAALALVLPVWAAALIVAVILFAIAGIAALTSRKQLTQASPTPEMTVASVKQDLDEVKGVRHDR, from the coding sequence ATGCAAACGGAACCGAGAGTCGGGTCCGACGTGCCGATCGGCGAGCTGGTGAGCCAGTTGTCAGCGCAGACGTCACGGCTCGTGCGTGACGAGATGCGGTTGGCGCAAAAGGAATTCGCGAACTCTGCAAAACACGCGGGCATGGGCGCCGGTTTCCTGAGCGCCGCGGGTCTGGCCGCCGTATTCGGAGTGGCCGCGGTGGTCACCGCAGCGGTCGCGGCGCTCGCGTTGGTGCTGCCCGTGTGGGCCGCCGCGCTGATCGTCGCGGTGATCCTGTTCGCGATTGCCGGGATCGCGGCGTTGACCAGCCGAAAGCAGCTCACTCAGGCGTCGCCCACGCCAGAGATGACCGTGGCCAGCGTCAAACAGGATCTCGATGAAGTGAAGGGGGTCCGTCATGACCGCTGA
- a CDS encoding ArsR/SmtB family transcription factor, with amino-acid sequence MTEDDEDRADALFHALSDRTRRDIMRRVLAGEHSVSALAAKYDMSFAAVQKHVAVLEKAGLLIKRRNGREQLASGDVAAVRSVASMLTELEQVWRGRIARIDELISFDTEER; translated from the coding sequence GTGACCGAGGATGACGAGGACCGGGCGGACGCCCTGTTCCACGCGCTGTCCGACCGCACCAGGCGCGACATCATGCGCCGGGTGCTGGCCGGGGAGCATTCGGTCTCGGCACTTGCGGCCAAGTACGACATGAGCTTTGCCGCGGTGCAGAAGCACGTCGCCGTGCTGGAAAAGGCCGGCCTGCTGATCAAGCGACGCAACGGTCGCGAACAGTTGGCCAGCGGCGATGTGGCAGCGGTGCGGTCGGTCGCGTCCATGCTCACCGAGTTGGAACAGGTGTGGCGCGGACGCATCGCCCGGATCGACGAACTCATCTCATTCGACACCGAGGAGCGCTGA
- a CDS encoding SRPBCC family protein, producing the protein MPVTDVQHDLDKLTLTITADFAAPVARIWQVYADPRQLEKVWGPPTYPATVVDHDLKPGGRVTYFMTGPEGDKHAGYWEVTAVDEPASFSFVDGFADLDFNPNPDLPVSTNVYTFSERDGGTRAVYVSTFASAEALQQILDMGVVEGASSAINQIDELVAS; encoded by the coding sequence ATGCCCGTGACCGACGTCCAACACGATCTCGACAAACTGACGCTGACCATCACGGCGGATTTCGCCGCACCGGTGGCGCGGATCTGGCAGGTCTACGCCGATCCGCGACAGCTGGAAAAGGTCTGGGGGCCGCCGACTTACCCGGCGACCGTGGTCGACCACGACCTCAAGCCCGGCGGCCGCGTCACGTATTTCATGACCGGCCCGGAAGGCGACAAACACGCCGGGTACTGGGAGGTCACCGCTGTCGACGAGCCGGCGAGCTTCTCGTTCGTCGACGGGTTCGCCGACCTCGACTTCAACCCGAATCCCGACCTGCCGGTCTCGACCAACGTCTACACCTTCTCCGAGCGCGACGGCGGCACCCGCGCGGTCTACGTGAGCACCTTCGCGTCCGCCGAGGCGCTGCAGCAGATACTGGACATGGGCGTGGTCGAGGGTGCTTCGTCGGCGATCAACCAGATCGACGAGCTCGTCGCCTCCTGA